Proteins encoded together in one Aeromonas encheleia window:
- the xseA gene encoding exodeoxyribonuclease VII large subunit, with amino-acid sequence MILEQDLGLVWLTGELSNLAMPSSGHWYFSLKDISAQVRCAMFKGNNRRVPFRPQDGMQVLVQARVSLYEPRGDYQLIIESMQPAGDGMLALRFEELKRRLGAEGLFDEGRKRPLPREPRAVGLVTSATGAALHDMLTVLERRAPDLPVFIYPTQVQGSAAIGQIVAAIHLANRRAEVDVLIVGRGGGSLEDLWCFNEEAVARAIAGSTIPVISAVGHEVDVTISDFAADLRAPTPSAAAELVAPDQGARAQRLTHLGQRLTQAISRHQTAARHGFALLQKRLDHQDPKRRLEQQSQRLDELSSRLQQLLNQRLHQGERRLANLELRLQARSPEKLLAAGKRRHQLAEERLFALMAKRQSLADHRLAMLSARLDGVSPLATLGRGYSITRTQGGEVISRAAQVSAGQSLVTTLAEGHLRVRVEEVHNP; translated from the coding sequence ATGATCCTGGAGCAGGATCTGGGGCTGGTGTGGCTGACGGGGGAGCTCTCCAACCTGGCGATGCCAAGCTCGGGCCACTGGTATTTCTCCTTGAAAGACATCTCGGCCCAGGTGCGCTGCGCCATGTTCAAGGGCAACAACCGCCGGGTGCCGTTCCGCCCGCAAGATGGCATGCAGGTGTTGGTACAGGCGCGGGTCTCCCTCTACGAGCCGCGCGGCGACTATCAGCTGATCATCGAGTCGATGCAACCCGCCGGCGATGGCATGCTGGCCCTGCGCTTCGAGGAGCTCAAGCGCCGCCTTGGCGCCGAGGGGCTGTTTGACGAGGGCCGCAAGCGGCCGCTGCCGCGCGAGCCCCGCGCCGTGGGACTGGTCACCTCCGCCACCGGCGCCGCCCTGCACGACATGCTGACGGTGCTTGAGCGCCGCGCCCCGGATCTGCCGGTCTTCATCTACCCGACCCAGGTGCAGGGCAGCGCCGCCATCGGTCAGATAGTGGCGGCGATCCATCTGGCCAACCGCCGCGCCGAGGTGGATGTGCTGATCGTCGGTCGCGGCGGCGGATCACTGGAAGATCTCTGGTGCTTCAACGAGGAGGCGGTGGCCCGGGCCATCGCAGGCTCCACCATCCCCGTCATCAGCGCGGTGGGCCACGAGGTGGACGTCACCATCAGCGACTTCGCCGCCGACTTGCGCGCCCCCACCCCCTCCGCCGCCGCCGAGCTGGTGGCGCCGGATCAGGGCGCCCGCGCACAGCGCCTCACCCACCTGGGGCAGCGGCTGACCCAGGCCATCAGCCGCCACCAGACCGCCGCCCGCCACGGCTTCGCGCTGCTGCAAAAGCGGCTCGACCATCAGGATCCGAAACGTCGGCTGGAACAGCAGTCCCAACGGCTGGACGAGCTCTCCAGCCGTTTGCAGCAGCTGCTCAACCAGCGCCTGCATCAGGGGGAGCGGCGCCTCGCCAACCTGGAGCTGCGGCTGCAGGCCAGGAGCCCGGAAAAGCTGCTGGCCGCCGGGAAGCGCCGTCACCAGCTGGCCGAGGAGCGCCTCTTCGCCCTGATGGCCAAGCGCCAGAGTCTCGCCGACCATCGCCTCGCCATGCTAAGCGCCCGCCTCGACGGGGTGAGCCCGCTCGCCACCCTGGGGCGCGGTTACTCCATCACCCGCACACAGGGTGGTGAGGTGATCAGCCGCGCCGCCCAGGTGAGCGCCGGGCAGTCGCTGGTCACCACCCTCGCAGAGGGGCATCTGCGGGTGCGGGTCGAAGAGGTGCACAACCCATAG
- a CDS encoding DMT family transporter has product MRTSDYVRLLVLAAIWGASFLFMRIAAPAFGSVNTTFLRVLFALIGLAVMLLLLRTPMRFKGKLRSAMLLGIINSGVPFLMYAIAALWLPAGYSAILNATTPLMGAMIGFSFFDEKLSPRKWFGVMLGLVGIALITTTGEVHLSGNVIIGVLACLFATACYGCAGFLTRRWITEQGGLDAKLVAFGSQLGACVFLLPFFGYTMTAGPAVNWAIPEVWASILAVGFVCTALAYLLYFRLIADIGPLRSLTVTFLIPPFGIFWGYLVLGETLTEGFIIGGVIVCLSVWLVVSPARSQPRVNPEVER; this is encoded by the coding sequence ATGAGAACATCGGATTATGTGAGGCTGCTGGTACTGGCGGCCATCTGGGGCGCCAGCTTCCTGTTCATGCGCATCGCAGCGCCGGCGTTCGGCTCGGTCAATACCACCTTCCTGCGGGTTCTGTTCGCCCTCATCGGGCTCGCCGTCATGCTCCTGCTGCTGCGCACCCCCATGAGGTTCAAGGGCAAGCTGAGATCCGCCATGCTGCTCGGCATCATCAACTCAGGTGTGCCCTTTCTGATGTACGCCATCGCCGCGCTCTGGTTGCCGGCCGGCTACTCGGCCATCCTGAACGCGACCACCCCGCTGATGGGGGCCATGATCGGCTTCTCGTTCTTCGACGAGAAGCTGAGCCCGCGCAAGTGGTTCGGTGTGATGCTGGGGCTCGTCGGCATCGCCCTCATCACCACCACCGGCGAGGTGCACCTGAGCGGCAACGTGATCATCGGCGTGCTGGCCTGCCTGTTTGCCACCGCCTGTTACGGCTGCGCCGGTTTCCTGACCCGCCGCTGGATCACCGAGCAGGGCGGCCTCGATGCCAAGCTGGTGGCCTTCGGCAGCCAGCTGGGCGCCTGCGTGTTTCTGCTGCCCTTCTTCGGCTACACCATGACGGCGGGGCCCGCCGTCAACTGGGCTATCCCCGAGGTGTGGGCCAGCATCCTGGCCGTCGGCTTCGTCTGTACCGCCCTCGCCTACCTGCTCTATTTCAGGCTGATCGCCGACATCGGGCCGCTGCGCTCCCTGACGGTAACCTTCCTCATCCCGCCGTTCGGCATCTTCTGGGGCTATCTGGTGCTCGGCGAGACCCTCACCGAGGGCTTCATCATCGGCGGCGTCATCGTCTGCCTCTCGGTCTGGCTGGTGGTCAGCCCGGCCAGGAGCCAGCCCAGGGTGAACCCGGAAGTCGAACGCTAG
- a CDS encoding ExbD/TolR family protein has translation MAFGKLSSDSDDQPLSEINMIPMIDVMLVLLIVFMITAPLLTNAVKLDLPEASSQANQPKQDDISLSIDGAGKMYWNDKPVDEAALIAQMSAVDQKAQELPEIQLRIDKSVEYGTIARVMALASQHGLHKIAFVSQPEAE, from the coding sequence ATGGCATTTGGTAAATTATCCAGTGACTCGGACGATCAACCCCTCTCCGAGATCAACATGATCCCGATGATCGATGTCATGCTGGTGCTGCTGATCGTCTTCATGATCACGGCCCCCCTGCTGACCAACGCGGTCAAGCTCGACTTGCCCGAGGCCAGCAGCCAGGCCAATCAGCCGAAACAGGACGACATCAGCCTCTCCATCGACGGGGCCGGCAAGATGTACTGGAATGACAAGCCGGTCGACGAGGCGGCCCTGATCGCCCAGATGAGCGCGGTCGACCAGAAGGCGCAGGAGCTCCCCGAGATCCAGCTGCGCATCGACAAGAGTGTCGAATACGGCACCATTGCCAGAGTAATGGCCCTGGCCTCTCAGCATGGCCTGCACAAGATCGCCTTTGTCAGCCAACCCGAGGCCGAGTGA
- a CDS encoding MotA/TolQ/ExbB proton channel family protein encodes MNPEIETNGMGIAHLLSQNTGVGLIPLILLVLMSLATCYYALLKLWLGYREQRLNAQFVGQFWQHASVQEMERQLAQTPPQEGYGRVTRAALAAVAQLDRAQERAVSLKLGSPDDFLLRALRQAITLERIRLEQGLTLLASVGSAAPFIGLFGTVWGIYHALLAIGSAGQSSLDKVAGPVGEALIMTGFGLAVALPAVLIYNFFVRRNRLKLAALDEFAYDLFALLVTGFEQASPKVTQLAEREARKGRG; translated from the coding sequence ATGAATCCGGAAATCGAAACGAACGGGATGGGCATCGCTCATCTGCTCAGCCAGAACACGGGAGTGGGCCTTATCCCATTGATCTTGCTGGTGCTGATGTCGCTTGCTACCTGTTACTACGCCCTGCTCAAACTCTGGCTCGGCTATCGCGAGCAGCGCCTCAATGCCCAGTTCGTGGGCCAGTTCTGGCAACACGCCAGCGTGCAGGAGATGGAGCGCCAGCTCGCCCAGACGCCGCCTCAGGAAGGCTATGGCCGGGTGACGCGTGCTGCCCTCGCGGCCGTGGCTCAGCTTGACAGGGCGCAGGAGCGGGCCGTCTCCCTCAAGTTGGGATCCCCCGACGACTTTTTGCTGCGCGCCCTGCGCCAGGCCATCACCCTGGAGCGGATCCGCCTCGAACAGGGCCTGACCTTGCTCGCCTCCGTGGGCTCTGCGGCCCCCTTCATCGGGCTGTTTGGCACCGTGTGGGGCATCTATCATGCCCTGCTTGCCATCGGCAGCGCCGGCCAGAGCAGCCTGGACAAGGTGGCGGGTCCGGTCGGAGAGGCGCTGATCATGACCGGCTTTGGCCTCGCCGTCGCCCTGCCGGCGGTGCTCATCTACAACTTCTTCGTGCGCCGCAATCGCCTCAAGCTGGCGGCTCTCGACGAGTTTGCCTATGACCTCTTCGCCTTGCTGGTGACCGGGTTCGAGCAGGCCTCGCCCAAGGTCACCCAGCTCGCCGAGCGTGAAGCCAGGAAGGGGCGCGGATAA
- a CDS encoding energy transducer TonB: MSACAMRPAIGRDKMAFGPVQLTCLAIAALLHLAILWLMQGSHSAPIQPPEPLTLSARWAGESNKDDAPGKPAAPAPTPAQPKVVKQPAPVQHKPVKPIVKKTAPKPVPKAPPKPAPLVKPVTKAQPVTTPAAPAAPLNTANHQSGSSSAPAKTNQTGSGGGSSAPIARDASLNNPEPPYPHESRRRGEEGRVVLKVRVSKEGTAESVEVENSSGYRRLDMVARKTVSRWRFIPARQNNAAVAAWTGVTIIFKLGT; encoded by the coding sequence ATGAGCGCCTGTGCAATGAGACCGGCCATCGGCCGCGACAAGATGGCATTTGGCCCTGTCCAGCTCACCTGCCTGGCCATCGCCGCGCTCCTGCACCTCGCCATCCTGTGGCTGATGCAGGGGAGCCACTCCGCCCCCATCCAGCCGCCCGAGCCCCTCACCCTGTCTGCCCGCTGGGCCGGGGAGTCGAACAAGGATGACGCGCCGGGCAAACCGGCGGCGCCAGCGCCCACCCCGGCACAGCCGAAGGTAGTCAAGCAGCCCGCGCCGGTTCAGCACAAGCCGGTCAAGCCGATCGTCAAGAAAACCGCTCCCAAGCCTGTGCCAAAGGCACCGCCCAAGCCAGCCCCCCTGGTCAAACCCGTCACCAAGGCTCAGCCGGTAACGACACCAGCGGCGCCCGCCGCGCCGCTGAATACGGCCAATCACCAGAGCGGCAGCAGCAGTGCACCTGCCAAGACGAACCAGACTGGGTCCGGCGGGGGCAGCAGCGCCCCCATTGCCCGCGATGCCAGCTTGAACAACCCTGAGCCCCCCTATCCTCATGAGTCACGCAGACGAGGGGAGGAAGGGCGTGTGGTGTTGAAGGTTCGCGTCAGCAAGGAGGGCACGGCCGAGTCGGTCGAGGTCGAAAACAGCAGCGGTTACCGGCGCCTGGACATGGTTGCCCGCAAGACGGTCAGCCGCTGGCGCTTCATCCCGGCCAGGCAGAATAACGCCGCCGTCGCGGCCTGGACCGGGGTCACCATCATCTTCAAGTTAGGGACATAA
- a CDS encoding alpha-amylase family glycosyl hydrolase — MARWIMAAGLLGALVISPATMAAEWFFRGTANGWSATHMVSTDGVNYDTCQLFQSGDASGGPRFKIDRYGNWQQSYPAADYAVSANTHYRIRINAGNQAITATAVDSCTSSGFAKTWPQLQVRGTFNGWSSVPMQLVADHLWQAEAYLDGKTNQRLKFDQAGDWVTSFGDSNADGVLEPGGGDIFWSGTGTVRFQVNDQTQAYSITPLGDDNQPPLAVISPGGTVRVALGAALTLSGSDSTDPDGQVTGYLWSSGESTESIVVNTSQAGTFTYGLTVTDDQGAKAGSSVSVVVGEAVAGDKWYFRGTPNNWGLTAMTSLDGVNFCTEQAFGSSDPRFKIDRKGDWTEAYPAQDYKVAANTGYRICFDAQRKALDVAPLAGVDTQAPTVSATPPAGSYAQAQSVSLTVSDDQDGAPRLYFTLDGSTPTTSSTRYAGQSIDASDKGSGADLVINTLGIDASGNQQTQSFSYHIGEQGVASGDFRGESIYFLLTARFYDGDAGNNYYNRDRYKAGDPHWRGDFKGLIGKLDYIKDLGFTAIWVTPPVENRSGLDYHGYHAYDFYRVDPRLESPGAGYREFIQAAHGKGLKVIQDVVINHSSQYGLRGKVWIDRLPVKYYVPTGSSQGLINNGPYQGNLGDYATLNRCDDDNPAAPDWYKARCQSDPAGLVPLVDPKSGSSVPSAGYNPNRFFGIDAQGLDPSWYHQDGFMSGGDWESPLALQRKHMAGDCIDLATGNANVKAYLNGAIHQYLDMGVDAIRIDTLKHIERDELLSYVHDWQAHKPGLFVFGENLVKGTGWGSELANDNASAVIRPWWYTRTTANPANPRAGGDSGLSVLDFSLFSTFRDNVTKGSFGGVGGIFGMDWVYGDATKLITFFQNHDVGPDNDFKYRYGGEEGNAAMTYNLLWTARGIPTLYYGEEVMFQSGKPQDIDGATMTVDQTGRAYYGEVLDNPATPSHPLYQHIKRLNQIRKAVPALQKAPMSQVNEWGSGISFVRDLGAEGSYAAVGLAANSAQQITISGIRNGSYTEAVTGSTLTVGNGTLSFQVPAYSARVWVLNGPGKIGVDGKYLK, encoded by the coding sequence ATGGCTAGATGGATAATGGCTGCCGGCCTGTTGGGGGCGCTCGTCATATCGCCGGCCACCATGGCGGCGGAGTGGTTCTTCCGTGGCACCGCCAATGGGTGGTCGGCGACCCACATGGTCTCGACCGACGGCGTCAATTACGACACCTGTCAGCTGTTCCAGAGCGGGGATGCCAGCGGCGGCCCGCGCTTCAAGATCGACAGATACGGCAACTGGCAGCAGAGTTACCCGGCGGCCGATTACGCGGTCAGCGCCAACACCCACTACCGGATCCGCATCAACGCCGGCAACCAGGCGATCACTGCCACGGCGGTCGACAGCTGCACCTCGTCCGGCTTCGCCAAGACATGGCCGCAACTGCAGGTGCGTGGCACCTTCAACGGCTGGAGCAGTGTGCCCATGCAGCTGGTGGCCGATCACCTGTGGCAGGCCGAGGCCTATCTGGATGGCAAGACCAACCAGCGCCTCAAGTTCGATCAGGCAGGTGACTGGGTGACCAGCTTCGGCGACAGCAACGCCGATGGGGTGCTGGAGCCCGGCGGCGGCGACATCTTCTGGAGCGGGACCGGCACGGTGCGCTTCCAGGTCAATGATCAGACGCAAGCCTACAGCATCACGCCCCTGGGGGATGACAACCAGCCGCCGCTGGCGGTCATCAGCCCGGGCGGCACGGTCCGAGTCGCACTGGGGGCGGCGCTGACCCTGAGCGGCAGCGACTCCACCGATCCCGATGGCCAGGTCACCGGCTACCTCTGGAGCAGCGGCGAGAGCACGGAGAGCATAGTCGTCAACACCAGCCAGGCAGGCACCTTCACCTATGGCCTGACGGTCACCGACGATCAGGGGGCCAAGGCCGGCAGCAGCGTCAGCGTGGTGGTCGGGGAGGCCGTCGCCGGCGACAAGTGGTACTTCCGTGGCACCCCGAACAACTGGGGTCTCACGGCGATGACCAGCCTGGATGGGGTGAATTTCTGCACCGAGCAGGCCTTTGGCAGCAGCGATCCCCGCTTCAAGATCGATCGCAAGGGGGACTGGACCGAGGCCTACCCGGCTCAGGACTACAAGGTGGCGGCCAACACCGGCTATCGCATCTGCTTCGATGCCCAGCGCAAGGCGCTGGATGTGGCGCCGCTGGCCGGGGTCGATACTCAGGCGCCGACGGTCAGCGCGACCCCGCCCGCCGGCAGCTATGCCCAGGCGCAGTCAGTCAGCCTGACGGTGAGCGACGATCAGGACGGTGCCCCCAGGCTCTACTTCACCCTGGATGGCAGCACGCCCACCACGAGCTCCACGCGTTACGCCGGACAGTCGATCGACGCCAGCGACAAGGGCAGCGGGGCCGATCTGGTGATCAATACCCTGGGCATAGATGCCAGCGGCAATCAGCAGACCCAGAGCTTCAGTTACCATATCGGTGAGCAGGGGGTGGCCAGCGGCGATTTTCGGGGCGAGAGCATCTACTTCCTGCTGACCGCCCGCTTCTATGATGGCGATGCGGGCAACAACTATTACAACCGGGATCGCTACAAGGCCGGGGATCCCCACTGGCGCGGCGACTTCAAGGGGCTCATCGGGAAGCTCGACTACATCAAGGATCTCGGCTTCACCGCCATCTGGGTGACGCCGCCGGTGGAGAACCGTTCCGGCCTCGACTACCACGGCTATCATGCCTATGACTTCTACCGGGTCGATCCCCGGCTGGAGTCGCCAGGCGCCGGCTACCGGGAATTTATCCAGGCGGCCCACGGCAAGGGGCTCAAGGTGATACAGGACGTGGTCATCAACCACTCCAGCCAGTACGGCCTGCGCGGCAAGGTGTGGATCGATCGCCTGCCGGTCAAATACTACGTGCCGACGGGCTCAAGCCAGGGGTTGATCAACAACGGTCCCTACCAGGGCAACCTGGGGGATTACGCCACCCTCAACCGCTGTGACGATGACAACCCGGCGGCGCCCGACTGGTACAAGGCCCGCTGTCAGTCCGATCCGGCAGGCCTGGTGCCGCTGGTGGATCCCAAGAGCGGCAGCAGCGTGCCGAGCGCTGGTTACAACCCGAACCGCTTCTTCGGCATCGATGCCCAGGGGCTGGATCCGAGCTGGTATCACCAGGACGGTTTCATGTCCGGCGGCGACTGGGAAAGCCCGCTCGCCCTGCAGCGCAAGCACATGGCGGGTGACTGCATCGATCTGGCGACCGGCAACGCCAACGTCAAGGCGTATCTCAACGGCGCCATCCACCAATACCTCGACATGGGGGTCGACGCCATCCGCATCGATACCCTCAAGCACATAGAGCGCGACGAGCTACTCAGCTATGTCCATGACTGGCAGGCCCACAAGCCGGGGCTGTTCGTGTTCGGCGAGAACCTGGTGAAGGGCACGGGCTGGGGCTCCGAGTTGGCCAACGACAACGCCTCGGCGGTGATCCGCCCCTGGTGGTATACCCGCACCACAGCCAACCCGGCCAATCCCCGCGCCGGCGGCGACTCCGGGCTGTCGGTGCTCGACTTCTCCCTGTTCTCGACCTTCCGTGACAACGTCACCAAGGGCAGCTTCGGCGGGGTGGGCGGCATCTTCGGCATGGATTGGGTCTATGGGGATGCCACCAAGCTCATCACCTTCTTCCAGAACCATGACGTGGGGCCGGACAACGACTTCAAGTACCGTTATGGCGGGGAAGAGGGCAATGCGGCCATGACCTACAACCTGCTGTGGACGGCGCGGGGCATCCCGACCCTCTACTACGGGGAGGAGGTGATGTTCCAGTCCGGCAAGCCGCAGGACATCGATGGAGCCACCATGACGGTGGATCAGACCGGCCGCGCCTACTACGGCGAGGTGCTGGACAACCCGGCGACCCCATCACACCCGCTCTACCAGCACATCAAACGCCTGAACCAGATCCGCAAGGCGGTGCCGGCCCTGCAGAAGGCGCCCATGAGCCAGGTCAACGAGTGGGGGAGCGGCATCAGCTTCGTGCGCGATCTCGGCGCCGAGGGCAGCTATGCGGCGGTCGGCCTGGCCGCGAACTCGGCCCAGCAGATCACCATCAGCGGCATCCGGAACGGCAGCTACACAGAGGCGGTCACCGGCAGCACGTTAACGGTCGGCAATGGCACGCTCTCGTTCCAGGTACCGGCCTATTCCGCCCGTGTCTGGGTGCTCAACGGCCCCGGCAAGATAGGGGTCGACGGCAAATATCTGAAGTGA
- a CDS encoding YitT family protein yields MANDMTLQSPLSAGKGLAHSLKDDVYGMVLGVMFIAVGLNLLKCSGMITGGIAGIALLLAHVSSLPIGLLFFLANLPFLVFSYFTMGRGFMLKTLVVNVALSAATQGVPLLLTVSYIHPLFAALVGGTFLGMGVLSLARHNASVGGIGVVTLWLQRRAGINAGKSQMLLDVLVFALSLLTLPLPLLLWSTLSALAMNAMLMNWHKPGRYQGG; encoded by the coding sequence ATGGCCAATGATATGACCCTGCAGTCGCCGCTCTCAGCTGGCAAGGGACTGGCTCATAGCCTCAAGGATGATGTCTATGGCATGGTGCTCGGCGTCATGTTCATCGCCGTGGGCCTGAACCTGCTCAAGTGCTCCGGCATGATCACCGGCGGCATCGCGGGCATAGCGCTGCTGCTCGCCCATGTCAGCAGCCTGCCCATCGGCCTGCTGTTCTTCCTGGCCAACCTGCCTTTTCTGGTGTTCAGCTACTTCACCATGGGGCGGGGCTTCATGCTCAAGACGCTGGTGGTCAACGTGGCGCTCTCGGCCGCGACCCAGGGGGTGCCGCTGCTGCTGACGGTGAGCTACATCCACCCGCTGTTTGCCGCCTTGGTGGGGGGCACCTTCCTCGGCATGGGGGTGTTATCCCTCGCCCGCCACAACGCCTCGGTGGGGGGCATAGGCGTGGTGACGCTCTGGTTGCAGAGGCGCGCCGGCATCAACGCAGGCAAGAGCCAGATGCTGCTCGATGTGCTGGTGTTTGCGCTCTCCTTGCTCACGCTGCCGCTGCCCTTGCTGCTCTGGTCCACCCTGAGTGCGCTCGCCATGAACGCCATGCTGATGAACTGGCACAAGCCCGGCCGCTATCAGGGCGGCTGA
- the guaB gene encoding IMP dehydrogenase: MLRIAKEALTFDDVLLVPAHSTVLPNTADLRTKLTSAISLNIPMISAAMDTVTEARLAIALAQEGGIGFIHKNMSIEQQAFEVRKVKKYESGVVSDPVTVRPDMTIAQIKELSLKNGFAGYPVVTEGNVLVGIITGRDVRFVIDLSQTVEQVMTQKDRLVTVREGAPREEVVALMQKHRIEKVLVVDADFKLKGMITVKDFQKAERKPNACKDERGRLRVGAAVGAGAGNEERVAALVEAGVDVLLIDSSHGHSQGVLDRIKATRDAYPDLQIIGGNVATAAGALALVAAGVNAVKVGIGPGSICTTRIVTGVGVPQITAISDAVDALEGTGVPVIADGGIRFSGDVAKAIAAGASCVMVGSMFAGTEEAPGEIELYQGRSFKSYRGMGSLGAMSKGSSDRYFQTDNAADKLVPEGIEGRVPYKGRLKEIIHQQMGGLRSSMGLTGSATIDEMRTKAEFVRISGAGMKESHVHDVTITKEAPNYRMG, encoded by the coding sequence ATGCTCAGGATTGCCAAAGAAGCGCTGACCTTCGACGATGTATTGTTGGTTCCAGCCCACTCCACTGTTCTTCCTAATACAGCCGATCTGCGTACCAAGCTGACGTCTGCTATCTCCCTGAATATCCCGATGATTTCCGCTGCCATGGACACAGTGACCGAAGCCCGTCTGGCTATCGCACTGGCCCAGGAAGGCGGTATCGGCTTCATTCACAAGAACATGTCCATCGAGCAACAGGCCTTCGAAGTGCGCAAGGTCAAAAAGTACGAGAGCGGCGTCGTTTCCGACCCTGTGACCGTACGCCCTGACATGACCATCGCCCAGATCAAAGAGCTGAGCCTCAAGAACGGCTTCGCCGGTTACCCCGTGGTGACCGAGGGCAACGTGCTGGTTGGTATCATCACCGGCCGTGACGTGCGCTTCGTGATCGATCTCTCCCAGACCGTCGAACAAGTCATGACCCAGAAAGATCGTCTGGTCACCGTGCGTGAAGGGGCCCCTCGCGAAGAGGTGGTCGCCCTGATGCAGAAGCACCGTATCGAGAAGGTGCTGGTGGTCGATGCCGACTTCAAACTGAAGGGCATGATCACCGTCAAAGACTTCCAGAAAGCCGAGCGCAAGCCGAACGCCTGTAAAGACGAGCGCGGCCGCCTGCGCGTCGGCGCCGCCGTCGGTGCCGGTGCCGGCAACGAGGAGCGCGTCGCCGCCCTGGTCGAGGCCGGTGTGGATGTGCTGCTGATTGACTCCTCCCACGGCCACTCCCAGGGCGTGCTGGATCGCATCAAGGCGACCCGCGATGCCTACCCGGATCTGCAGATCATCGGCGGCAACGTCGCCACCGCCGCCGGCGCCCTGGCGCTGGTCGCCGCCGGCGTCAACGCCGTCAAGGTCGGCATAGGCCCGGGCTCCATCTGTACTACCCGCATCGTGACCGGTGTCGGCGTGCCCCAGATCACCGCCATCTCCGACGCCGTGGACGCGCTGGAAGGCACCGGCGTGCCGGTCATTGCCGATGGCGGCATCCGCTTCTCCGGTGATGTGGCCAAGGCCATCGCCGCAGGCGCCAGCTGCGTCATGGTGGGCTCCATGTTCGCCGGTACCGAAGAGGCACCGGGCGAGATCGAGCTCTACCAGGGCCGCTCCTTCAAGTCCTACCGTGGCATGGGTTCTCTGGGCGCCATGTCCAAGGGCTCCAGCGACCGTTACTTCCAGACAGACAACGCCGCCGACAAGCTGGTGCCGGAAGGGATCGAAGGGCGGGTGCCGTACAAGGGCCGCCTGAAAGAGATCATTCACCAACAGATGGGCGGCCTGCGCTCCTCCATGGGATTGACCGGCAGCGCCACCATCGACGAAATGCGCACCAAGGCTGAGTTCGTGCGCATCTCGGGGGCCGGGATGAAAGAGTCCCACGTCCACGACGTGACCATTACCAAAGAAGCCCCCAACTATCGGATGGGCTGA